The Thioalbus denitrificans DNA window CGCGTGCAGCCGGCGCACCATGGCCTTGAACTCCTTGATGCCGCCGTTGGCGGAGTAGCGCAGGTCGGGCACGAAGAAGCCGATGGAGTTGTAGCCCCAGTAGTTGCGCAGGCCGTGCTGGACCAGGTGGCGGTCGTCCACGAAGGCGTGCACGGGCATCAGCTCCACGGCGGTGATGCCGAGGCGCTTGAGGTAGTCGATGGCCGGGGCCGAGGCCAGCCCGGCGTAGGTGCCGCGCAGGGGCGGCGGGATCTCCGTGTTGAGCCGGGTGAAGCCCTTCACGTGCAGCTCGTAGATCACCGTGTCGTGCCAGGGAGTGCGCGGCGGGCGATCGTCGCCCCAGACGAAGGCGGGGTCGGCCACCCGCGCCTTGAGCATGGCCGCGGCGCTGTCGCGCCGATCGGCCGCCAGGTCGGCGCGCGCGTGGCCGACGCGGTAGCCGAACAGGGAGTCGTTCCAGCGCAGGGGGCCGGCCAGGTCCTTGGCGTAGGGGTCGAGCAGCAGCTTGCGCGGGTTGAAGCGGTGGCCGCGCCCGGGATCGTAGGGGCCGTGCACGCGGTAGCCGTAGACCAGTCCCGGCCGCCCCTCGGGCAGGTAGCAGTGCCACACCTGGTCGGTCTTCCAGCGCAAATCGACGGTCTCGACGATGCGCCGGCCGAGGGGATCGAACAGGCACAGCTCCACCCGCTCGGCGTGCTCGGAGAAGAGCGCGAAGTTGACCCCCTGCCCGTCCCAGGTGGCGCCCAGTGGATAGGGCTTCCCGGGCCAGACCTCCTGCTTGCGCGAGGACATGGCGCTTCAGCTCTCCCGCGGCTCAGGCATCGGCGCCCGGCACCCGCTCCAGGACGATGGCGGCCAGCGGCGGCAGGGTCAGCGCCAGGGAGTGGGGCCGCCCCATCCAGGGCGTCGGCTCCGCGGCCAGGGGGCCGGCGCCGTTGCCCAGGTTGCTGCCGCCATAGTAGGCGGAATCGGAGTTGAGGCGCTCCCGGTAGAGGCCCGCGGCCGGCACGCCGATGCGGTAGCCGTGGCGCGGCACGGGGGTGAAGTTGAGCACCACCACCAGGAAGTCGTCCCCGTCCTTGCGCAGGAAGCTCAGCACCGACTGGTCGGCGTCGTGGCAGTCGATCCACTCGATGCCCTCCCAGTCGAACTCGTGGCGATAGAGCGCCGGGGCGTTGTGATAGAGGCCGTTCAGATCCTTCACCAGCTGCCGCACGCCCTGGTGCAGCGGGTAGTCCAGCACGTACCAGTCGAGGGTCCGGGCGCTGTCCCACTCCAGCCCCTGGCCGAACTCGCAGCCCATGAACAGCAGCTTCTTGCCCGGGTGGAGGAACTGGTAGCTGTAGATGAGGCGCAGGTTGGCGAAGCGCTGCCACTCGTCGCCCGGCATCTTGTTCAGCATGGACTGCTTGCCGTGCACCACCTCGTCGTGGGAGAAGGGCAGCACGAAGTTCTCCGTGAAGGCGTAGAGCATGCTGAAGGTGAGCCGGTCGTGGTGGTACTTGCGGTGCACCGGGTCCTGGGAGAAGTACTCCAGGGTGTCGTTCATCCAGCCCATGTTCCACTTCATGTCGAAGCCGAGCCCGCCCAGGTGCACCGGGCGGCTCACCTGGGGCCAGGCGGTGGACTCCTCGGCGAACATGAGTATGCCCGGCTGGGCCTGGTGCACCACCGTGTTGAGCTGGCGCAAGAACCCGATGGCCTCCAGGTTCTCGCGGCCGCCGTAGCGGTTGGGCACCCAGTCGGTGCGCGAGTAGTCGAGGTAGAGCATGGAGGCCACCGCGTCCACCCGCAGCCCGTCGAGGTGGAACTCCTCGAGCCAGTAGAGGGCGTTGGAGAGGAGGAAGTTCTTCACCTCGTTGCGCCCGAAGTTGTAGATGAGGGTGGACCAGTCGAGATGCTCGCCGAGGCGCGGGTCCTCGTGCTCGTACAGCGCGCTGCCGTCGAAGCGGGCCAGCCCGTGGGCATCCTTCGGAAAGTGGGCGGGCACCCAGTCGAGAATCACGCCGATGCCGTTGCGGTGGCAGTGGTCCACGAACCAGCGGAAGTCGTCGGGGGTGCCGAAGCGGCTGGTGGGGGCGTAGTAGCCGGTGCTCTGGTAGCCCCAGGAGGGGTCGTAGGGGTGCTCGGTGATGGGCAGCAGCTCGATGTGGCTGAAGCCGAGCTCCTTCACGTAGGCCACCAGCTGCACCGCCAGCTCGCGGTAGCCGAGGAAATCCCCCTCCATGCCCCGCGCCCACGAACCCAGGTGCACCTCGTAGACGGACAGGGGCGCGTGCTGCCAGTCGCGCCGGCGGCGCTCCTCCAGCCACGCCCCGTCGTCCCAGGGATAGTCGCTCTCGGCGGTGACGATGGTGGCGGTGGCGGGGCGCAGCTCGAACTGCCGGCCGTAGGGATCGCTCTTCAGGAGGATGGCCCCGCTGTCGCGGTTGCGGATCTCGTACTTGTAGAAAGCGCCCGCATCGAGCCCGGGGATGAACAGCTCCCACACCCCGATGCCGCCCCGCACCCGCATGGGATGGCGGCGCCCGTCCCACTGGTTGAAGTCGCCCACCACGCTGACGCGCGCGGCGTTGGGCGCCCAGACGGAGAACAGCACCCCCGGCACCCCATCCACCTCGTGGACGCGGGAGCCGAGGAAGCGCCAGGCGTGCCAGTGGTTGCCCTCCCCGAACAGGTGCAGGTCGTAGTCGGAGAGCTGGGGCGGGAAGGCGTAGGGGTCGTGGGCGATATGCTCGCGGCGGGTCTCGTCCCGCCACACCAGGCGGTAGCGCTCGGGCACGCTGCCCGCCGGTCCGCGCCACTGGAACAGGTCGCTGTCGCCGACCCGCTCCATGGGGAGCCCGCCCTCGGCGATGGTCACCGCGGCGGCGCCGGGAATGAAGGCCCGGACGATCTCCCCGCTGCCGTCGGGGTGCCGGCCCAGGACCGCGAAGGGATCATGATGGGTCGCCTGGATGATGCGGAGCAGTTCGGTGTCGATGCTGAGGTCGGTCATGAAATCACTCCGGGAGTTTCCTTTCGTTATATCCAAGCAAGAATCGGGCAGAATCCGTTACAACAGTACGGGGAGACGCCCCGCCGCTCAGGCGTTCCTTTCCGCACCCTGCTCCGCCGGACTGTAATGGGTCGCCAGATCAACGGCATAGCCTCCCTCGCGCAGGTTCTCGAGCAGCTCCTGGATGTGCAGGTGACCACGGGTCTCCAGGGTGATGATCACCGCCGCCTGCTCCAGGGGCAGCTCGGTGAAGGTGCGCTGGTGGTCGATATGCACGATGTTGGCGCGGCTGGAGCCGACGATGCCGATGACCTCGGCCAGGGCGCCGGGCACGTCCCGCAGCGCCACCTTCAGCCGCACCAGCCGGCCGCTCTGCACCAGGCCGCGCTGGATGATGAGCGACAGCACCGGCAGGTCGATGTTGCCGCCGGAGAGGATCAGCCCCACCCGCCGGCCGGCGAACCGCTCCCGGTGCCGCAGCAGCGCCGCCAGACCCGCCGCGCCGGCCCCCTCCGTCACCGTCTTCTCCACCTCCAGCAGCAGCAGGACGGCCCGCTCGATGTCCGCCTCGTCCACCAGCAGTATCTCCCGCACCCGCTCGCGGACGATGGGCAGGGTCAGCCGGCCGGGCTGCTTCACCGCGATGCCCTCGGCCAGGGTGCTCAGGCCGAAACGGGGCGGCACGCCGCGCAGGGCGCTCCACAGGGCGGGAAACCGCCCCATCTCCACCCCGACAATCTCGATGCCCGGCCGGAGACCCTGGGCCGCCACCGCGTTGCCGGCGATGAGCCCGCCGCCGCCCACCGGCACCAGCAGCGTCTCCAGGTCCGGAAAGGCGGCCAGCATCTCCAGGGCCACCGTGCCCTGGCCGGCGATGACGCGGGGATCGTCGTAGGGGTGCACCAGGGTGAGGCCCCGCTCCCCGGCCAGGCGCCGGGCCAGCTCCGCCGCGTCGTCGAAGCTCTCGCCGGCGAGGATCACCTCGGCGCCGAAGGCCCGCGTGTGCTCCACCTTGTTGGTGGGGGTGAAGCGGGGCATGACGATGACCGCGAAGATCCCCAGCCGCTGGGCGTGGTAGGCCACCGCCTGGGCGTGGTTGCCGGCCGACATGGCGATGACCCCCGCGCGCCGCTCCTCCGCGCCCAGGGACTGCAGTTTCACCAGCGCCCCGCGCTCCTTGAACGAGGCGGTGAACTGGAGGTTCTCGAACTTGAGCACCACCTCCGCGCCGGTGAGCTCCGAGAGCACCCGCGAATGGACGCAGGGCGTCTCCACCACGCTCCCGCGCAGCGCCTCGGCGGCGGCGCGGACATCATCCAGGCTGATTGGGCTCATGGATTAACGATAGCTGATGCGAAACCCAGGCGGGAGTGGGGAATCCTTGGTTGAGGGGTTATGGGGGTTCCGTGTTCCGTGTTCCGTGTTCCGTGTTCCGTGTTCCGTGTTCCGTGTTCCGTGTTCCGTGTTCCGTGTTCCGTGTTCCGTGTTCCGTTTCCAGTGTGTCGGGTTCGTGGAGGTTAATGGATCGGGATGGTAGGTGCGAATTCATCCGTACACCGGCGTCGGATTCCCGCCACTCACACGAAATCATCCATCACCCATAACCGCCTTCTCCGCCAGCACCATGTAGTTCACGCCCATGTAGCCGGTGAGGTGGAGGCTCCGGGTGAAGGGGTTGACGCGCACGCCGCTGCGGTCGGTGACGGCGAGGCCGCCGGCGGCCAGCAGCCGTTCCGTCTCGGCGGGCTTCACGAAGCGGCGCCACTGGTGGGTGCCGCGTGGCGGCTCTGCACGCGCAGGAGGTACTCGGCGCCGACGATGGCGAACAGCCAGCTCACGGGGGTGCGGTTGAGGGTGGCGACGCTCATCACCCCGCCCGGGCGCACCAGGGCGCAGCAGGCGGCCATGAAGCCGGGCAGGTCGGCCACGTGCTCCACCACCTCCATGTTCAGCACCGCGTCGTACTGCGCCCCCTCCGCCGCCAGCGCCTCGGCGGTCTGCAGCCGGCAGTCCACCGCGAGCCCGCCCTCCTGCGCGTGCAGAGCCGCCACGCGGATGTTCTTCTCCACCACGTCGATGCCGGTGACCGCCGCGCCGAGCCGGGCCATGGACTCGCTGAGGATGCCGCCGCCGCAGCCGATGTCCAGCACCCGCACCCCGGCGAGCGGCGCCCCGGCCGCCCCGCCGCCGAGGCGGGCGGCGATGCGCTCCCGCAGCCATGCCACCCGGACTTCGTTCAGCCGGTGCAGGGGCCAGAAGGGACCCCCCGCGTCCCACCAGGTGTGGGCGAGGCGGGTGTAGTAGGCCACTTCACCGGGATCGATGCTGGTTCCACTCATGGGGCGCTCCTGGGATCGGCTGACACTAGTGTACTGCGCCACTCTTGGAGGTACTTTCAGAGCCCCCCGAAAGCGCCAGGACAAGGCGCAGTGCACTAGCACATGGGACCGCGGCACGGAGGGGATGTTCTGCCGCGGGGCGGGGGGTCAGCCGTTGAAGGCCGCGTCCGAGTCCAGCCAGGCCTCCTCTTCCGGCGTGCACGGGCGGCCGAGGATGGCGTTGCGGTGGGGGAAGCGCCCGAAGCGGCGCACGATGTCGCGGTGGTGGCGGGCCCACTTCAGGCTGTCCGCGAGCCCGGCCGCCTCGTACAGCGCCACCGAGCGGTCCTGGTCGGCCAGTAATTCGCTGTGCATGAACGGCAGGTAGAGGAACGCCTTGCCGGCGGCGTCGAGCGCCGCGTCGAAGCCCCGGGCGATGGCCCGCTCCGCCACGGCCCGGGAGGCGGCCTCGGTGAGGAAGCTCTCGGGGCGGCCGCGGAACATGTTGAGGGGGAACTGGTCGAGGACGACCACCAGCGCCAGCGCGCCGGCGGGGGTCCCCTCCCAGTGCGCGAGCGCACCCACGGCGGCGGCCTCCCAGGTGGCGCGGAAGGCCGCCTCCACCTCCCGGTCGAAGGCGGGCGTGGAGTCGAACCAGCGGGGCCGGGTCTCCGGGGCGAACCAGAACGCCAGCACCGCCTCGGGCGTGGCCTCCGCCCCGGTCGCGGTGCGGGTCATTTGCCGCCCTTGCCCGCTCCGCCCTCCGGGTCCTCGTCGCCCCCGTCGAGCAGCCGGCGCATCTCCGCGAAGCGCTCCTTCTCCGCCTTGCCCACCCTGGGGTAGGCGAGGCCCAGGCGCTTGAGGTTCTCGACGATGATCTCCGCCACCTGCAGCCGCATGAAGGGCTTGTCGTCGGCGGGGATGGCGTACCACGGCGCCCAGGGGCGCGAGGTGGCGGCCAGGGCGTCCTCGTAGGCGGCCATGTAGGCGTCCCAGTGGCTGCGCTCGGCCACGTCGTTGGAGGAGAACTTCCAGTTCTTGTGGGGCTCGTCGATGCGCGACAGGAACCGTCGCCGCTGTTCCCCGGGGGAGACGTTGAGCCAGAACTTCAGGATCACGGTGCCGTTGCGGGCCAGGTGCTCCTCGTGCTCGCGGATGGAGGCGTAGCGGGCCTTCCAGAGATTCTCGAGATCGCCGGGCACCGAGGGCAGGCGCTGGGCGGCGAGGTACTCCGGGTGCACCCGCACCACCAGCACCTCCTCGTAGTAGCTGCGGTTGAAGATGCCGATGCGTCCGCGCTCGGGCAGCCGCCGGGCGGTGCGCCAGAGGAAGTCGTGGTCCAGCTCCTCGGCGCTCGGCGCCTTGAAGTTGGAGACCTGGCAGCCGGCGGGGTTGACGCCGCTCATCACCGCGCGGATGGTGCTGTCCTTGCCGGCGGCGTCCATGGCCTGGAACACCAGCAGCAGGCTGTGGCTGTCCTCGGCGTAGAGCATGCGCTGGAGATCGTCCAGCTCCTTGATGCAGCCCTTGAGCCGCTTCCGGCACTCGGACTTGCCCGGCGCATCCCCGGGCGGCTCGGTGGCGGCCTTCGCCACCCGGAAGCGGCCGTTGTAGGGAACCCGCCAGGGGCTGCCGGCGGCCTCAAACATGGGAGATGTCCAGCGCCAGCACCCCGGAGGTATTGCGGTCGTAGACCAGGCGCCCGGACTCGAGGCGCGCCTGGCGGGTGAGGACGTGGCTGGTGCTCTCCCCGGGCTCCAGCAGGTGGGTGATCTCCACCCCCCGCAGCATCAGCCAGTCGGCGATGAAGGCGCGATGGCAATGCTCGGGCCTGCGCTCGGCGCAGAGAATCGCGGTGGGCGCCTCGGCCGCCTCGGTGAGCAGCCGTTCGGCGGCGGCGCCGAAGACCGGCGTATCCATGTAGTCGGCGTAGCCGCGGAAACCAGGTTCCTCCAGGGCCTGGTGCGGAGAGCCCGGCCGGGGCCGGCGCATGCCGCCGAGCTCGCGCCCGGCCCAGCGGTAGCCGATGCCCCGTTCGGCGAGCGCGGCCTGGAGGGATTCCCGTACGAACTGGGGGTGCCGGCGCGAGATCGGCCAGGCGCGCACATCCACCAGGTTGCGGATGCCGGCCTCCGTGAGCAGGTGGAGCAACTCGCCGAGATCGCGGTTGCTGTGACCCACGGTGTACAGCTTCAGATTGTATTGTGTCGTCATCTGGCAGCCGCCTCCTGCGGTCATAATGGTCTGGTTTCTCCCTGGAGAGACAATTTACAGTCTTTCATGAGGTTATAACCACAAAGCAGGTAAAATTTCGTTAACGGGTTGGCAACCGGGCCGGCACCGGTGAGAATGCGGGTAGCCACTCCCCCGCCCCCGGAAGTCCCGTGATCGAAGCCGCCCTCGTACCCATCGACCGCCTCAACGACTACGACTACGACTTCGACCCCGCCGCCCGCGCCATCATCGACCGCGCCCGCGGACTGGTGGCCGAGTCGGGCGGCGGGCGACTGACCACCAGCTTCCTGCTCATGGCCATGGTGGAGCGCGCCGAGGCTGACCCTGATCACCCCCTGCGCTTCCTCTCCGAGGCGGTGCTCCACCCGGAGCCCTGGGCCTATCGGGGTGTGACCGCCGCCTACGTCGGGTGGTTCCGCGGCAGCAACCGCCCGGCCGCGGGCGAGCCCGCCCGACCCGCCGTGGCCGACACCCTGGCCCCCTACGTTCCCGGCACCCTGGAGCTGGCCGCCCGCCTCGCCGCCGACACCGGCGCCGGGGCCATCGGGCCCGAACACCTCCTCGCCGCCCTGCTGGTCTACCGGCCCGCCGACGAGAGCGGCATCCAGCCCGGCGCCCAGTACCTGCTGTCCCAGTTCGACCCGGGACCGGCCGCCATCGCCGCGGGGCTGCGCGCCGCCCTGGGGCCCGGGGCCCCCGCCCCCCTGGCGGAGATGCTGCGGGCCGCCATGGGGGACGCCTGACCGGAACCGTCCGGGCCGGGCGCCGGATATGGGCACCCGCACACAAAATGTAACCTTGTTCAGACCACGGGCCGTGTAGGATGCAGGTTAGGATGGATTTCGGTACAACCATCTGAACTGCATGAAAAAGCCACCGAACCTCGGTGTCGCTCCCAATCGGGTGGCCGGGTGATATCGGACGAAGGCGCTGTCCCGCCGGGGCGGTTGAAGGAGCCAGTAACAGTCCATGGGCGTTTTCACCGGATTGCTGCACAATGCCACCCTCCTCATCTCGCTGGCGATGCTGCACAGCCTGGTCCTGTCGCGCCTGCCCGTCGACACGCCCACGCGGCGGCTGGTAAGCGGCCTGCTGTTCGGAACGGCGGCGGTGCTGGGCATGACCCAGTCGGTTCAGCTGCTGCCGGGCGTGGTGTTCGACGGCCGCTCCGTCGTGCTGAGCATGGCGGGACTGTTCGGCGGCCCGACGGTCGCCGCCATCACCACGGTCATGTCCGTTGCCTACCGGATACTCCTGGGCGGCGCGGGCATGAGCGTCGGCACGGGCGTCATCATCACCTCGGCGGCCATCGGGGTTCTCGGCCATATCCTGAGATCCCGGGGTCGACTGGAGCTGGGGCCGGCGAGCCTGTTCCTGATCGGCATCATCGTCCATCTCGGCGTGCTCGCCTGGATGCTGGCCCTGCCGGAGCCGATCCGCTGGCAGGTGCTCAAGGCCATCAGCCTGCCGATGATGCTCACTTTCCCACTGGCGACCCTGCTGTTCGGCGCCCTGCTGCTGCTGGTGGAGAACTCGAACCGGTCGATTGCAGCGCTGCGTGACGCCCACGAGAACCTGGAGCGGCAGGTCGAGGAGCGCACCGCGGAACTGGCCCGGGCGAATGAGCACCTCCTGGAGCTGGATCGCCTCAAGTCCCTGTTCATCGCCTCCATGTCCCACGAGCTGCGCACGCCGCTGAACTCGATCATCGGCTTCACCGGCATGATGCTGCAGGAGATCCCCGGCCCCATCAACGCCAGGCAGCGGGACTACCTGGAGCGGGTGTCCGGCTCGGGCCGGCATCTCCTGGGGCTCATCAGCGACGTGATCGACATCGCCAAGATCGAGGCGGGCAAGGCCCAGCCCTACGTGGAGCGTTTCGACCTGGGCGACCTGGTCGTGGAGGCCGCGGAACAGATTCGTCCCGAGGCGGAGAGAAAGGGACTCGAACTGACCATCGATGCGCCCGGGGACGTCGTCATCGCCTCCGATCGGCGCCGGCTGATGCAATGCCTGCTGAATTACCTGGGCAACGCGATGAAATATACTCAACACGGCGGCATCACGATCCGGGCGCAGGCGCCGGCCGAGGGCGGCGAAATCGAAATCGCGGTGACCGACTCCGGGGTCGGCATCGATCCGGGGGACCAGCCCCGGCTGTTCCAGCAGTTCTCCCGCGTCGACTCGGAGATCACCCGCCGCACCCATGGCACCGGGCTGGGACTCTACCTGACCCGCAAGCTGGCGACTGATGTCCTCGGCGGCCGGGTGTCCGTGGAGAGCCGGCCGGGCGAGGGCAGCACCTTCCGCCTGCATCTGCCCAGGGAGCTGAAGACATGAAACGGGTGCTCATCATCGAGGACGATGACAACAACTACGTCCTCATTTCCGATCTCCTGACCCATGCCGGCTTCACCACCCAAAGGGCCGGGACCGGGGAGGAGGGGGTGCGGATGGCCCTCGAGGAGAACCCGTACCTGGTGCTGCTGGATATCCAGCTGCCGGACATCGACGGCTACGAAGTCCTGAGGCGCATCCGGGATTCGCAACCGGACGGCGCGATGCCAATCATCGCCGTCACCTCCTACGCCATGAGCGGTGATCGCGAGCGCCTGCTGGCCGCCGGCTGCAACGGCTACATCGAGAAGCCCATCGACCCCCTGCGCGTCGTCCGTCAGATCCGGGACATTGCGGGAGTGGCCCCATGAAGGTGCTGATCGCCGACGACCAGGCCGACGCCCGGATGCTGCTCCACGACCTGCTGGAGAGCCGTGGCCACGAAGTGCTCCAGGCGGAGGACGGCGAGGCGGCGCTCGGGATGGCCCGGCGGGAGCACCCGGACCTGGTGATCTCGGACGTCCTCATGCCGCGCATGGACGGCTACGAGCTGTGCCGGCACATCAAGACCGATCCCGAGCTCAGCCGGACCGCCTTCGTGTTCTACAGCGCCACCTTCGTGGAGCCGGCGGATGAGCGCCTGGCCCGGGAGCTGGGAGCCTCCCGCTTCATCCGCCTGCCCATCGAGCCCGATGACTTCATGGCCATCATCGACTCGGTCATGGACGAGTGGCGTTCCGTCCCGCAATCCCCTCCGGCACAAATTTCCGGGCTGGTCACCGAGCTGCAGTTGCGCCACGACCGGCGCCTGTCCGACAAGCTGCTGCAGAAATACCAGGAGCTGGAAACGCTGCAGCACTCCCTCACCACCCTGCTCGGCAACCTGCCCGGCATGGTCTACCGCTGTCGCAACGATACCGACTGGACCATGGAGTTCGTGAGCGAGCGCTGCCAGGCCCTCACCGGCTACCCACCCGAGTCCCTGCTGGGCAACCGCGATGTGGCCTATGGCGGGCTGATCCACCCGGACGACCGGGAGCGGATATGGCGGGAGGTGCAGTCGGCGCGCGAGGCGGGCAGTCCGTTCCAGTTCGAGTACCGGATCCGGCACCGGGACGGCGCCCTGCGCTGGGTGTGGGAACAGGGCAGATGCATCCGCCCGGGCGACGGGTCCGCCCTCCTGGAAGGGTATGTCACCGACATCACGGCCCAGCGGCGGGCGGAGGCGGAGCGCAACCGCTTCTTCGAGCTGTCCATCGACCTGCTCTGCATCGCCGGCACCGACGGCCACTTCAGGCAGCTCAATCCCGCCTGGTCGCGCATCCTGGGATGGAGCGAGGGCGAACTGCTGGCCAGGCCGTGGCTGGACTTCGTCCATCCCGAGGATCGGGAGGCCACCGAGCGGGTCCGCGTGGACCTGGCGGATGGCAGGGAGATCTTTTCCTTCGAGAACCGTTATCGCCACCGTGACGGCGGCTACCGCTGGCTGAGCTGGAACTCCATGCCCCTGCCCGAGGAGGGACTGCTGTTCGGCGTGGCCCGCGACGTGACGGAGCGCATCGAGTCGGAACGGCAGCTGAAACGGCTCAACCGGGCCCTGCACACCCTGAGCGCCGGCAACCGGGCGCTGGTCCATTTCAGCGACGAGACCCTGCTGCTGAACGAGATGTGCCGGGTCGCCGTGAAGGAAGGCGGCTATCTCATAGCCTGGGTGGGCTATGCCATGGAGGACGAAGGGAAATCCATCCGGCCGATAGCCCAGTACGGCGTTTACGACGATTATCTCGACGAGCTGCACCTGTCCTGGGCCGACAACGAGGACGGGCGCGGACCCGCCGGCCGGGCCATCCGCGAGCGGGAAACCCAGGTGGTGCAGGACATCCAGACCGACCCCGCCATGGCGCGGTGGCGCGAGCATGCCGCGAGCCACGGCTACGTCTCGCTGATCGCACTGCCTCTTTCCAGCAAGGCGCGGACCTTCGGAGTACTGATCATCTACGGAACCGAAGCGGGCATGTTCCTGCCCGAAGAGGTGCTGATGCTGGAGGAGCTCGCGGATGATCTGGCCTACGGCATCACCTCGAACCGTACCCAGGCGGAAAAGATCGAGGCCGAAACCCGCCTGCAGGAGTCCCTGGTCCAGACCATCCAGGCCATCGCCATGACGGTCGAGAAGCGGGACCCCTACACCGCCGGCCACCAGAACCGGGTAGCCCAGCTGGCGGCCGCCATCGCCGCCGAGATGCAACTGCCGGAGATCCAGGTCAACGGCATCCGCCTCGGGGCGATGATTCACGACATCGGCAAGATCTATGTCCCCTCCGAGATCCTCAACCGGCCCGGACGACTCTCCCCCCACGAGTTCGAGATCATCAAGACCCATCCGGACGTGGGCTACGACATCATCAAGGACGCCCGCTTCCCCTGGCCCATCGCGCAGATGATTCACCAGCACCACGAGCGGCTGGACGGATCCGGCTACCCCCAGGGCCTGAAGGGCGACGAGATCCTGCTGGAGGCGAAGATCATGGCGGTGGCGGACGTGGTGGAGGCGATTACGGCGCACCGCCCCTACCGTCCGGCCATGGGACTGGACAAGGCGCTGGAGGAGATCAGCGCGAAGCGTGGCACCGGTTTCATGCCGGAGGCCGTGGACGCCTGCGTCCGCCTCGTCAGGGAGGGACGGTTCACGTTCTCCTGAGCCGGGCCTCTCCCCACAACCCCCGGAGCACGCCATGGATACGACAGACTTCACCGGCACCTGGAAGCTCGTCTCGTTCGAGGCCCGGCGCTCGGACGGCGAGGTCCTCCACCCGATGGGCCGGGAACCGATCGGCCGCATCGTCTACGACGCGAAGGGGAACATGGCGGTCGTCCTCTCGCGCCCGGACCGCCCGCTTCTCTCCGGACCCGACAAGACCCGCGCGTCGCTCGAGGAGAAGGGCGCGGCGCTCGACAGCTTCGAAGCCTACTTCGGCACCTACACCGTCGACGCGACGCGGCGGGTGGTGACCCACCACGTGGAAGGCGCGCTGTTCCCGAACTGGGCAGGCACGTCGCAGGAGCGGTTCTACGCCTTCGCGGGCGACCGGCTCACCCTCAGTACGGCGCCCATGGCGTACGGCGGCGGCACGATGACGGGCGTGCTGGTGTGGGAGCGCCTCTGAGGCCCGCACGCCCGGCCGGCGGGGAGCCCCGGAGATCCCCGGCCGGGTTTTGAACTCGCCCGGGAATGGGGCTATGTTCATCTGACCGGCGCCACAGGGATGTTCGCCCAGGCCGCACCGGCCATCCGGCCTCCCTGATTGAATGCATCCGGCGGATGCGCCCGGCGCGCACCCGGCCCCGGGACTGCGCCCATGCATCCCCGGCCCGCTGTCAAGCCGCGAGCGGACCGGCCGGACGCGGGACAGACGCCGCGGCGGCTCGACTGTTTACACAGCCTGGAAGGCGGAGGTGGACATGCCCAAGGAAGCGACAGTGAGAACCCTGATTGCCGGCTGGAACGCCTACCGTGGCGCACTCTCCGGCTCCAGCCGCTACTGCCAGCTCAAGAACGACCTCTACTGCGTCAGGAACCCGGGCTTCAACCGCTGCCCGGCCCTGTCGGCCTGGCCGCCCCACCTGGTCAACCCCGACGACGAGATCATGGCCGCCGTGGAGCACTACTTCCTCTCCCGCTGCTGGGTCGGCACCGGCCAGTTCCCCGCCTGGCAGATGCGCCTGATGC harbors:
- a CDS encoding polyphosphate kinase 2 family protein codes for the protein MFEAAGSPWRVPYNGRFRVAKAATEPPGDAPGKSECRKRLKGCIKELDDLQRMLYAEDSHSLLLVFQAMDAAGKDSTIRAVMSGVNPAGCQVSNFKAPSAEELDHDFLWRTARRLPERGRIGIFNRSYYEEVLVVRVHPEYLAAQRLPSVPGDLENLWKARYASIREHEEHLARNGTVILKFWLNVSPGEQRRRFLSRIDEPHKNWKFSSNDVAERSHWDAYMAAYEDALAATSRPWAPWYAIPADDKPFMRLQVAEIIVENLKRLGLAYPRVGKAEKERFAEMRRLLDGGDEDPEGGAGKGGK
- a CDS encoding threonine ammonia-lyase, giving the protein MSPISLDDVRAAAEALRGSVVETPCVHSRVLSELTGAEVVLKFENLQFTASFKERGALVKLQSLGAEERRAGVIAMSAGNHAQAVAYHAQRLGIFAVIVMPRFTPTNKVEHTRAFGAEVILAGESFDDAAELARRLAGERGLTLVHPYDDPRVIAGQGTVALEMLAAFPDLETLLVPVGGGGLIAGNAVAAQGLRPGIEIVGVEMGRFPALWSALRGVPPRFGLSTLAEGIAVKQPGRLTLPIVRERVREILLVDEADIERAVLLLLEVEKTVTEGAGAAGLAALLRHRERFAGRRVGLILSGGNIDLPVLSLIIQRGLVQSGRLVRLKVALRDVPGALAEVIGIVGSSRANIVHIDHQRTFTELPLEQAAVIITLETRGHLHIQELLENLREGGYAVDLATHYSPAEQGAERNA
- a CDS encoding DUF488 family protein is translated as MTTQYNLKLYTVGHSNRDLGELLHLLTEAGIRNLVDVRAWPISRRHPQFVRESLQAALAERGIGYRWAGRELGGMRRPRPGSPHQALEEPGFRGYADYMDTPVFGAAAERLLTEAAEAPTAILCAERRPEHCHRAFIADWLMLRGVEITHLLEPGESTSHVLTRQARLESGRLVYDRNTSGVLALDISHV
- a CDS encoding DUF924 family protein, translated to MTRTATGAEATPEAVLAFWFAPETRPRWFDSTPAFDREVEAAFRATWEAAAVGALAHWEGTPAGALALVVVLDQFPLNMFRGRPESFLTEAASRAVAERAIARGFDAALDAAGKAFLYLPFMHSELLADQDRSVALYEAAGLADSLKWARHHRDIVRRFGRFPHRNAILGRPCTPEEEAWLDSDAAFNG
- the glgB gene encoding 1,4-alpha-glucan branching protein GlgB; protein product: MTDLSIDTELLRIIQATHHDPFAVLGRHPDGSGEIVRAFIPGAAAVTIAEGGLPMERVGDSDLFQWRGPAGSVPERYRLVWRDETRREHIAHDPYAFPPQLSDYDLHLFGEGNHWHAWRFLGSRVHEVDGVPGVLFSVWAPNAARVSVVGDFNQWDGRRHPMRVRGGIGVWELFIPGLDAGAFYKYEIRNRDSGAILLKSDPYGRQFELRPATATIVTAESDYPWDDGAWLEERRRRDWQHAPLSVYEVHLGSWARGMEGDFLGYRELAVQLVAYVKELGFSHIELLPITEHPYDPSWGYQSTGYYAPTSRFGTPDDFRWFVDHCHRNGIGVILDWVPAHFPKDAHGLARFDGSALYEHEDPRLGEHLDWSTLIYNFGRNEVKNFLLSNALYWLEEFHLDGLRVDAVASMLYLDYSRTDWVPNRYGGRENLEAIGFLRQLNTVVHQAQPGILMFAEESTAWPQVSRPVHLGGLGFDMKWNMGWMNDTLEYFSQDPVHRKYHHDRLTFSMLYAFTENFVLPFSHDEVVHGKQSMLNKMPGDEWQRFANLRLIYSYQFLHPGKKLLFMGCEFGQGLEWDSARTLDWYVLDYPLHQGVRQLVKDLNGLYHNAPALYRHEFDWEGIEWIDCHDADQSVLSFLRKDGDDFLVVVLNFTPVPRHGYRIGVPAAGLYRERLNSDSAYYGGSNLGNGAGPLAAEPTPWMGRPHSLALTLPPLAAIVLERVPGADA